From a region of the Tursiops truncatus isolate mTurTru1 chromosome 2, mTurTru1.mat.Y, whole genome shotgun sequence genome:
- the ZBTB25 gene encoding zinc finger and BTB domain-containing protein 25 isoform X4, with protein MDTASHSLVLLQQLNMQREFGFLCDCTVAIGDVYFKAHRAVLAAFSNYFKMIFIHQTSECIKIQPTDIQPDIFSYLLHIMYTGKGPKQIVDHSRLEEGIRFLHADYLSHIATEMNQVFSPETVQSSNLYGIQISTTQKTAVKQGLEVKEAPSNNNGNRAAVQGDHPQLQLSLAIGLDDGTADQQRAHPAAQALEEHQKPPVSIKQERCDPESVISQSHPSPSSEVTGPSSTESGIKTHLCHYCGERFDSRSNLRQHLHTHVSGSLPFGVPASILESNDLGEVHPLNESSEALECRRLSSFIVKDNEQQPDHSHRGATEPLQISQVSLISKDTEPVELNCNFSFSRKRKISCTICGHKFLRKSQLLEHMYTHKAVSAKCLPSVEDIQ; from the exons ATGGACACAGCTAGCCATAGCCTTGTCCTTCTGCAGCAGCTGAACATGCAGCGAGAATTTGGTTTTCTGTGTGATTGCACAGTTGCTATTGGAGATGTCTACTTCAAAGCCCACAGAGCAGTGCTTGCTGCTTTTTCTAACTATTTCAAGATGATATTTATTCACCAAACAAG tgaATGCATAAAAATACAACCAACTGACATCCAACCTGACATATTCAGCTATTTGTTGCACATTATGTACACGGGGAAAGGGCCAAAACAGATTGTGGATCATAGTCGTTTGGAGGAAGGGATTCGATTTCTTCACGCCGACTACCTTTCTCACATTGCGACTGAAATGAATCAAGTGTTCTCACCAGAGACTGTGCAGTCCTCAAATTTATATGGCATTCAGATCTCAACGACCCAAAAAACAGCTGTCAAACAAGGGCTGGAGGTCAAGGAAGCTCCTTCCAATAACAATGGAAATAGAGCTGCTGTCCAGGGTGACCACCCCCAGTTGCAGCTCTCTCTTGCTATTGGGCTGGATGATGGCACTGCAGACCAGCAGAGGGCCCATCCTGCTGCCCAGGCCTTGGAGGAGCACCAGAAGCCCCCCGTGTCCATCAAGCAGGAGAGATGTGACCCAGAATCTGTGATTTCCCAGAGCCATCCCTCACCCTCTTCAGAGGTGACAGGCCCTTCTTCCACTGAAAGCGGTATCAAAACACACCTATGCCATTACTGTGGGGAACGTTTTGATTCCCGTAGTAATCTAAGACAGCATCTCCATACCCACGTGTCTGGATCCCTCCCATTTGGTGTCCCTGCTTCCATTCTGGAAAGTAACGACCTTGGTGAAGTGCATCCACTTAATGAAAGTAGCGAGGCTCTTGAATGCCGCAGGCTTAGCTCCTTCATTGTCAAGGATAATGAGCAGCAGCCTGACCACTCACACCGGGGTGCCACAGAGCCTTTGCAGATCAGTCAAGTGTCTTTGATCTCCAAAGACACTGAGCCAGTAGAATTaaactgtaatttttctttttcaaggaaaagaaaaatcagctgtACTATCTGTGGTCATAAATTTCTCCGAAAGAGCCAATTACTGGagcacatgtatacacacaaag
- the ZBTB25 gene encoding zinc finger and BTB domain-containing protein 25 isoform X2, giving the protein MDTASHSLVLLQQLNMQREFGFLCDCTVAIGDVYFKAHRAVLAAFSNYFKMIFIHQTSECIKIQPTDIQPDIFSYLLHIMYTGKGPKQIVDHSRLEEGIRFLHADYLSHIATEMNQVFSPETVQSSNLYGIQISTTQKTAVKQGLEVKEAPSNNNGNRAAVQGDHPQLQLSLAIGLDDGTADQQRAHPAAQALEEHQKPPVSIKQERCDPESVISQSHPSPSSEVTGPSSTESGIKTHLCHYCGERFDSRSNLRQHLHTHVSGSLPFGVPASILESNDLGEVHPLNESSEALECRRLSSFIVKDNEQQPDHSHRGATEPLQISQVSLISKDTEPVELNCNFSFSRKRKISCTICGHKFLRKSQLLEHMYTHKAVSAKCLPSVEGEDNVLKKLPDKPTSLVKSSSKRN; this is encoded by the exons ATGGACACAGCTAGCCATAGCCTTGTCCTTCTGCAGCAGCTGAACATGCAGCGAGAATTTGGTTTTCTGTGTGATTGCACAGTTGCTATTGGAGATGTCTACTTCAAAGCCCACAGAGCAGTGCTTGCTGCTTTTTCTAACTATTTCAAGATGATATTTATTCACCAAACAAG tgaATGCATAAAAATACAACCAACTGACATCCAACCTGACATATTCAGCTATTTGTTGCACATTATGTACACGGGGAAAGGGCCAAAACAGATTGTGGATCATAGTCGTTTGGAGGAAGGGATTCGATTTCTTCACGCCGACTACCTTTCTCACATTGCGACTGAAATGAATCAAGTGTTCTCACCAGAGACTGTGCAGTCCTCAAATTTATATGGCATTCAGATCTCAACGACCCAAAAAACAGCTGTCAAACAAGGGCTGGAGGTCAAGGAAGCTCCTTCCAATAACAATGGAAATAGAGCTGCTGTCCAGGGTGACCACCCCCAGTTGCAGCTCTCTCTTGCTATTGGGCTGGATGATGGCACTGCAGACCAGCAGAGGGCCCATCCTGCTGCCCAGGCCTTGGAGGAGCACCAGAAGCCCCCCGTGTCCATCAAGCAGGAGAGATGTGACCCAGAATCTGTGATTTCCCAGAGCCATCCCTCACCCTCTTCAGAGGTGACAGGCCCTTCTTCCACTGAAAGCGGTATCAAAACACACCTATGCCATTACTGTGGGGAACGTTTTGATTCCCGTAGTAATCTAAGACAGCATCTCCATACCCACGTGTCTGGATCCCTCCCATTTGGTGTCCCTGCTTCCATTCTGGAAAGTAACGACCTTGGTGAAGTGCATCCACTTAATGAAAGTAGCGAGGCTCTTGAATGCCGCAGGCTTAGCTCCTTCATTGTCAAGGATAATGAGCAGCAGCCTGACCACTCACACCGGGGTGCCACAGAGCCTTTGCAGATCAGTCAAGTGTCTTTGATCTCCAAAGACACTGAGCCAGTAGAATTaaactgtaatttttctttttcaaggaaaagaaaaatcagctgtACTATCTGTGGTCATAAATTTCTCCGAAAGAGCCAATTACTGGagcacatgtatacacacaaag
- the ZBTB25 gene encoding zinc finger and BTB domain-containing protein 25 isoform X1, translating into MDTASHSLVLLQQLNMQREFGFLCDCTVAIGDVYFKAHRAVLAAFSNYFKMIFIHQTSECIKIQPTDIQPDIFSYLLHIMYTGKGPKQIVDHSRLEEGIRFLHADYLSHIATEMNQVFSPETVQSSNLYGIQISTTQKTAVKQGLEVKEAPSNNNGNRAAVQGDHPQLQLSLAIGLDDGTADQQRAHPAAQALEEHQKPPVSIKQERCDPESVISQSHPSPSSEVTGPSSTESGIKTHLCHYCGERFDSRSNLRQHLHTHVSGSLPFGVPASILESNDLGEVHPLNESSEALECRRLSSFIVKDNEQQPDHSHRGATEPLQISQVSLISKDTEPVELNCNFSFSRKRKISCTICGHKFLRKSQLLEHMYTHKGKSYRYNRCQRFGSTLAQRFQPYCDSWSDIPLKSSRLSQEQLDSSCALESELTQENVDTILVE; encoded by the exons ATGGACACAGCTAGCCATAGCCTTGTCCTTCTGCAGCAGCTGAACATGCAGCGAGAATTTGGTTTTCTGTGTGATTGCACAGTTGCTATTGGAGATGTCTACTTCAAAGCCCACAGAGCAGTGCTTGCTGCTTTTTCTAACTATTTCAAGATGATATTTATTCACCAAACAAG tgaATGCATAAAAATACAACCAACTGACATCCAACCTGACATATTCAGCTATTTGTTGCACATTATGTACACGGGGAAAGGGCCAAAACAGATTGTGGATCATAGTCGTTTGGAGGAAGGGATTCGATTTCTTCACGCCGACTACCTTTCTCACATTGCGACTGAAATGAATCAAGTGTTCTCACCAGAGACTGTGCAGTCCTCAAATTTATATGGCATTCAGATCTCAACGACCCAAAAAACAGCTGTCAAACAAGGGCTGGAGGTCAAGGAAGCTCCTTCCAATAACAATGGAAATAGAGCTGCTGTCCAGGGTGACCACCCCCAGTTGCAGCTCTCTCTTGCTATTGGGCTGGATGATGGCACTGCAGACCAGCAGAGGGCCCATCCTGCTGCCCAGGCCTTGGAGGAGCACCAGAAGCCCCCCGTGTCCATCAAGCAGGAGAGATGTGACCCAGAATCTGTGATTTCCCAGAGCCATCCCTCACCCTCTTCAGAGGTGACAGGCCCTTCTTCCACTGAAAGCGGTATCAAAACACACCTATGCCATTACTGTGGGGAACGTTTTGATTCCCGTAGTAATCTAAGACAGCATCTCCATACCCACGTGTCTGGATCCCTCCCATTTGGTGTCCCTGCTTCCATTCTGGAAAGTAACGACCTTGGTGAAGTGCATCCACTTAATGAAAGTAGCGAGGCTCTTGAATGCCGCAGGCTTAGCTCCTTCATTGTCAAGGATAATGAGCAGCAGCCTGACCACTCACACCGGGGTGCCACAGAGCCTTTGCAGATCAGTCAAGTGTCTTTGATCTCCAAAGACACTGAGCCAGTAGAATTaaactgtaatttttctttttcaaggaaaagaaaaatcagctgtACTATCTGTGGTCATAAATTTCTCCGAAAGAGCCAATTACTGGagcacatgtatacacacaaagGTAAATCTTACAGATATAACCGATGCCAAAGGTTTGGTAGTACATTAGCCCAGAGATTTCAGCCATATTGTGACAGCTGGTCTGACATCCCCCTGAAAAGTTCTCGCTTGTCGCAAGAACAGTTAGACTCATCTTGTGCCTTAGAGTCAGAACTCACACAAGAAAATGTGGATACTATCCTGGTTGAGTAG
- the ZBTB1 gene encoding zinc finger and BTB domain-containing protein 1: MAKPSHSSYVLQQLNNQREWGFLCDCCIAIDDIYFQAHKAVLAACSSYFRMFFMNHQHSTAQLNLSNMKISAECFDLILQFMYLGKIMTAPSSFEQFKVAMNYLQLYNVPDCLEDIQDADCSSSKCSSSASSNQNSKMIFGVRMYEDTVARNGSEANRWCAEPSSTVNTPHNREPDEESLQLGNFPEPLFDVCKKSSVSKLSTPKERVSRRFGRSFTCDSCGFGFSCEKLLDEHVLTCTNRHSYQNTRSYHRIVDIRDGKDSNIKAEFVEKDSSKTFSAQTDKYRGDTSQAADDSTSTTGSRKSSTVESELASEEKSRAAERKRIIIKMEPEDIPTDELKDFNIIKVTDKDCNESTDNDELEDEPEEPFYRYYVEEDVSIKKSGRKALKPRMSINTDERGGLENMRPPNNSSPVQEDTENASCELCGLTITEEDLSSHYLAKHIENICACGKCGQILVKGRQLQEHAQRCGEPQDLTMNGLGSTEEKMDMEENPDEQSEIRDMFVEMLDDFRDNHFQINNIQKKQLFKHSACPFRCPNCGQRFETENLVVEHMSSCLDQDMFKSAIMEENERDHRRKHFCNLCGKGFYQRCHLREHYTVHTKEKQFVCQTCGKQFLRERQLRLHNDMHKGMARYVCSICDQGNFRKHDHVRHMISHLSAGETICQVCFQIFPNNEQLEQHMDVHLYTCGICGAKFNLRKDMRSHYNAKHLKRT; this comes from the coding sequence ATGGCAAAGCCCAGCCACAGCAGCTACGTCCTTCAGCAGCTAAACAACCAAAGGGAATGGGGTTTCCTCTGTGACTGTTGTATTGCAATTGATGACATTTACTTTCAAGCACACAAAGCAGTTCTAGCTGCCTGTAGCTcctattttagaatgtttttcatGAATCATCAGCATAGTACTGCACAGCTGAATCTCAGCAACATGAAAATTAGTGCCGAGTGTTTTGATCTTATTTTGCAGTTTATGTATTTAGGAAAAATTATGACAGCTCCTTCCAGTTTTGAGCAGTTTAAAGTGGCAATGAACTACCTACAGCTGTACAATGTTCCTGACTGTTTAGAAGACATACAGGATGCAGATTGTTCTAGTTCAAAATGTTCATCTTCTGCTTCTAGCAACCAGAACAGCAAAATGATATTTGGGGTAAGAATGTATGAAGACACTGTGGCTAGAAATGGCAGTGAAGCCAATAGATGGTGTGCAGAGCCAAGTTCAACAGTAAATACACCACATAATAGAGAGCCTGATGAAGAGTCTTTGCAATTAGGTAATTTTCCTGAACCATTATTTGATGTATGTAAGAAGAGTTCTGTGTCCAAATTATCTACTCCAAAAGAACGTGTCTCACGACGCTTTGGACGGAGTTTTACCTGTGATAGTTGTGGATTTGGCTTTAGCTGTGAGAAGTTACTAGATGAGCATGTGCTAACCTGTACTAACAGACATTCATACCAAAATACAAGATCCTATCACAGAATAGTGGATATTAGAGATGGAAAAGACAGTAATATCAAAGCTGAATTTGTTGAAAAGGATTCTTCTAAAACATTTTCTGCACAGACGGACAAATACAGAGGAGACACAAGCCAGGCTGCTGATGACTCAACTTCAACCACTGGAAGCAGAAAAAGTAGCACAGTGGAGTCTGAACTAGCCAGtgaagaaaaaagcagagctgctgAGAGGAAAAGAATCATTATCAAGATGGAACCAGAGGATATCCCTACAGATGAACTGAAAGACTTTAACATTATTAAAGTGACTGATAAAGACTGTAATGAGTCCACTGACAATGATGAATTAGAAGATGAACCTGAAGAGCCATTTTATAGATACTATGTTGAAGAAGATGTCAGTATTAAAAAAAGTGGGAGGAAAGCTCTGAAACCTCGGATGTCaataaacactgatgaaagaggtGGTTTAGAAAATATGAGGCCCCCTAACAACAGCAGTCCAGTACAAGAGGATACTGAAAACGCATCCTGTGAGTTGTGTGGGCTCACAATAACTGAGGAGGACCTGTCATCTCATTACTTAGCCAAACACATCGAAAATATCTGTGCATGTGGCAAATGTGGACAAATACTTGTGAAGGGTAGACAGCTTCAGGAACATGCCCAGAGATGTGGAGAGCCCCAAGACCTGACAATGAACGGGTTAGGAAGTACTGAGGAGAAGATGGACATGGAAGAGAATCCTGACGAACAGTCTGAAATCAGGGATATGTTTGTTGAAATGTTGGATGATTTTAGGGACAATCATTTCCAGATAAACAATATCCAAAAAAAGCAGTTATTTAAACATTCTGCCTGTCCTTTTCGATGTCCTAATTGTGGCCAGCGTTTTGAAACTGAAAATCTAGTGGTTGAACATATGTCTAGCTGCCTAGACCAAGACATGTTCAAGAGTGCCATCATGGAAGAGAATGAAAGGGATCACAGACGAAAGCATTTTTGTAATCTGTGTGGGAAAGGATTTTATCAGCGGTGTCACTTAAGAGAACACTATACTGTTCACACCAAGGAAAAGCAGTTTGTTTGTCAGACATGTGGAAAGCAGTTTTTAAGGGAACGTCAGTTGCGACTCCACAATGATATGCACAAAGGCATGGCCAGGTATGTCTGTTCCATTTGTGATCAAGGCAACTTCAGAAAACATGACCATGTACGGCATATGATTTCTCATTTATCTGCTGGTGAGACTATATGCCAGGTCTGCTTTCAGATATTCCCAAATAATGAACAGTTGGAACAGCACATGGATGTTCACCTGTATACATGTGGAATATGTGGAGCAAAGTTTAATTTGAGGAAAGATATGAGATCACATTATAATGCCAAGCATTTGAAAAGAACATAA
- the ZBTB25 gene encoding zinc finger and BTB domain-containing protein 25 isoform X3, with protein MDTASHSLVLLQQLNMQREFGFLCDCTVAIGDVYFKAHRAVLAAFSNYFKMIFIHQTSECIKIQPTDIQPDIFSYLLHIMYTGKGPKQIVDHSRLEEGIRFLHADYLSHIATEMNQVFSPETVQSSNLYGIQISTTQKTAVKQGLEVKEAPSNNNGNRAAVQGDHPQLQLSLAIGLDDGTADQQRAHPAAQALEEHQKPPVSIKQERCDPESVISQSHPSPSSEVTGPSSTESGIKTHLCHYCGERFDSRSNLRQHLHTHVSGSLPFGVPASILESNDLGEVHPLNESSEALECRRLSSFIVKDNEQQPDHSHRGATEPLQISQVSLISKDTEPVELNCNFSFSRKRKISCTICGHKFLRKSQLLEHMYTHKAVSAKCLPSVEVRKKHQPDIEYREENP; from the exons ATGGACACAGCTAGCCATAGCCTTGTCCTTCTGCAGCAGCTGAACATGCAGCGAGAATTTGGTTTTCTGTGTGATTGCACAGTTGCTATTGGAGATGTCTACTTCAAAGCCCACAGAGCAGTGCTTGCTGCTTTTTCTAACTATTTCAAGATGATATTTATTCACCAAACAAG tgaATGCATAAAAATACAACCAACTGACATCCAACCTGACATATTCAGCTATTTGTTGCACATTATGTACACGGGGAAAGGGCCAAAACAGATTGTGGATCATAGTCGTTTGGAGGAAGGGATTCGATTTCTTCACGCCGACTACCTTTCTCACATTGCGACTGAAATGAATCAAGTGTTCTCACCAGAGACTGTGCAGTCCTCAAATTTATATGGCATTCAGATCTCAACGACCCAAAAAACAGCTGTCAAACAAGGGCTGGAGGTCAAGGAAGCTCCTTCCAATAACAATGGAAATAGAGCTGCTGTCCAGGGTGACCACCCCCAGTTGCAGCTCTCTCTTGCTATTGGGCTGGATGATGGCACTGCAGACCAGCAGAGGGCCCATCCTGCTGCCCAGGCCTTGGAGGAGCACCAGAAGCCCCCCGTGTCCATCAAGCAGGAGAGATGTGACCCAGAATCTGTGATTTCCCAGAGCCATCCCTCACCCTCTTCAGAGGTGACAGGCCCTTCTTCCACTGAAAGCGGTATCAAAACACACCTATGCCATTACTGTGGGGAACGTTTTGATTCCCGTAGTAATCTAAGACAGCATCTCCATACCCACGTGTCTGGATCCCTCCCATTTGGTGTCCCTGCTTCCATTCTGGAAAGTAACGACCTTGGTGAAGTGCATCCACTTAATGAAAGTAGCGAGGCTCTTGAATGCCGCAGGCTTAGCTCCTTCATTGTCAAGGATAATGAGCAGCAGCCTGACCACTCACACCGGGGTGCCACAGAGCCTTTGCAGATCAGTCAAGTGTCTTTGATCTCCAAAGACACTGAGCCAGTAGAATTaaactgtaatttttctttttcaaggaaaagaaaaatcagctgtACTATCTGTGGTCATAAATTTCTCCGAAAGAGCCAATTACTGGagcacatgtatacacacaaag